In Scleropages formosus chromosome 6, fSclFor1.1, whole genome shotgun sequence, the genomic stretch GAGCAGATGTTGGGGCATCTCAGTAGGGATTTGTGTTAAAACAAGTGTTAGTCTTtctaaagtattttttttctttctttttcaattcAGGCTTACAGCTGTGCGATGGGTGTGCTTTCATATGCCTGGGTAAACCGAGAACGTAAATATTGCAGCCATCATGTTAATTAAACATAACCTGCCAGAGAGAGGCAGACAGAGCTGATATAATttgaatttgtttcttttctaaCTGTAATTCCCATAAGCATGGGAAATATGTGATAATGCAATTGCATTAGTCAAAGTAACATGCACATTAACTTCAGGCTTCCACATTATAGGCTTAAATCTGTAACCCATTAAAGACGCTCACTGACTGTCATTGTCGTGATATTAGCACCACACGGGGGAGTATAGAGAAGATGTGAAAGACTTGTGGTCACGAAAGTCTCATTGCTAAGGTAAATTATACACGAGATTTTATCTACAGCCGTGACTTTGTAAGGTTGTCCGGCTTGCAGACGCcgttccttttttattttttcgaCTCAGAATGcactgtacttaaaaataattgtttttctgAGAAAGCCTTGAAACCTAGAGCTACCGGAGAGAATGTCATACTAGCGGTAAGGCTTAATAGTCACACGGTGACATGTTCTCTCGTACTGGTCAGGGGGAAGGAGAGTCTTTCTCTGCCACGTTGGCTTTTTGTAGGTTAAATGACAAGCTGGGCAATTAAAGGTTACACTGCAGGGGTGGAGTTGCTGTGGCTAAGGTTTGTTTCAGAGTCGGGGCAAGTATAACGTTCCAAGGTTCTCTTCTGAAAACGCCGAGGACCGAACGAGCCGTCCCACACGCAGAGCTGCCTTCTTTAACAATTTCCGATGTCGAGGCGAGACTGTAAGTTCCGTGGTTTTTAAGTGGCTGAAAACGTTACTGCTGCAAACGTAGCTGTAGTGCAGCGACTGAATTCGTAGGACGCGATGTTTGATGAACGGAGAGCGTTCCCTCGATTTTGCACAGAGCCGTTTTGCAGCTTCACTAAAAACCCagaaaattatacttttgccaTTTGCTTTTCATGACTTTTTCCTATTAGTGCTGGTGTTTTGTCCTGCATGTTTCAGCAAGCGTAATTTGTGCAACTAAAGAGGTGGTTTAGCAAATCAAAATGAGAGTAAAGGGCACTAGCTGTACAGATGCCCATTGCTGAAACAAAAGCTGTTTTTCCCAGGAAGCCATCACAGCTGGAGAAATCTCAGAAAACGGTGAGAAACGAGAACGAGGCCCTCCGAATACTAGCACTGCGATACCAACAAAATCCCCCGCTGAAGAACTAATGGAAAACATCACCATAGAAACCCAGAGCTCTGCGGGGTTCGATTCGAAGGCTGGTGTAGCGACAAACAAGGCTCTTCTGAGGACGGAATCAGACTTGAAGAAGTCGAGAAATGTCAAGAATCTTATCCACAAATTCTCGGGCGGCAAGAGTCCCCAGTCTTCACCGTCGGGGTCACCTACAACAACCGAATCTTCCCCCGGCAAAATTAGTACCGGCAAGCTCTGTGCGGAGAAGCATACTTCGGAGACCGCGTTAACAGAGACCAAGAAGACAGAGAATGGAAGTGCGTCCGGTCAAAATCAGGTGGACGTGACCAAATCCGACAAGAACGGCGTATTGCCCTCCATCAGAGTGACACCTCCTACGAATAACTCAAGGGAAGCTGGATTACAGGGCCCCGATAGTGCACCAAATGGCCATCCCAAGACATCCCAAGCTCTTACTGGTTCTGGAGTAGGTTCGGTAAGTAATCCAGCAATGGACAGCAGTGCGACCAGCATAAACACTTCGCTGGGCTTGGAGTCAGCGCAGGAGGGACACGCTTGCTTTGAGCTGCTTGGAAGGTTgcataaaacaaatgcatggttttttttttttttttttttttttttgtcctgcctCGCTTCGTCGTCACCAACCGGCACGCTGTTTGCACTAACGGCACTCGTACGTCCGTCGTGAAACGGGAGAAGGTCTCCTACGATGGGAGCAATGTGCTTCGGTATTCACCAGCATGAGTGAAGAAGTGTTACATCTGTCTTTCCTGCATCGCACCTCTTTACTCACTTCTCCATCCTACACCAAGCTTACAGCTGCTTCACTTGTCATTCGTTGTCATACGTCAGCTGTGCTTCTGTGATTCTGCTCTTTGTTCACTTTTGCATGGTTTGCGTCGCGTtcggttttgttttttttttttttttccttttttgaacTTACCGTACAGTGCAGTTCAGTTTGTTATCATTAATGTGCTGGTACTTCCAGCACTGTATACATACGTGACCTATTGTTCTGAAATGTTCTGATCCTCTAGGAATCAGACTTTGATCCAAACAAGCAGCCTGAAAGTCCTCCATCTGAAGAAGAGCCATCTCACCCAAAAGTCAGCCAGAACCCAAAATATCAGCTGTTTCTTGGCTCGGACGTGCTTGGGAACAGTTCCAGGGATCCAGATGGAACAACAAGAGAGAATGGGCCCAGGAATTCCCGCTGGGAGAGCAACAGTTCCAGATCTGGGCCCAACAACTACCGCGGATCCCTGGAGTCCCTGGCATCCCGGGACTGGGACACCATGTCGGACAAGGTGAGCGCTTGCAGCGGGACCTGGAGATTGTCAGGTTGTCACTGCATTCTTAACCGCacgaaataatttaaaatgtgtgctttGATGGCCAGATGGGACATACACAAGTGCTTTGCACAATTTCCATACTGTCATTTTTTGTGATAAGCACATAACGAAAATgcgcagatgtttttttttttcttagtatCTGCTGTATTACCATCggtgcaatttttttcatggtCAACACCCATAATGCACACTGGCTCCTCTACAGAGTTATAGCATTGTGTTTGATAGTGACTTGGACAAGACTCGGAACCTTTTATcacagaattaattaatttctatgTTTACCAGCAGGAATTTTCATGTGTACAGGACCTTTCTGACTACAAAAAGGGCAGGTTCCCATTACGTCTTATAGTGACCAAGTGGGGTCATCTGGGATTTCGTTGTCACTCTGCAATTATGATGTGTAAGATATATGACTACAGGAATTActacatttactctgttttcagATGGACAGCCCTCCCAGGGTATTCAACAGTCCATATACTTCTCCTTCAATTGACTACACCCAGATGTACAGAGGAGTGTCAGAGTACAAGGTATTACTTTTAATTCAGCCTGCATAACTGTGACCTTTAAGTTACACCACTCTACCGGAAATGTGTACCTAGCCTAATAAACTATGACTTTACCGCGCcggtatttgtgtatttataaataAGCACTTAATGTCATGTGTAAGACCTACACTTCAACCTCTCCGTGTCCTCTTCCCGCTGCTCAGGAGACAATGTCACCGGGAACATCTGAGTTCAACCTCTTTAGTTACAACAGCAGAAGTACCAGCCCCGTGGCTTCGCCCACTGTAGCCGCGCCCCGCGGCCGCTTCTCCGCCTACGAGACCTTGACTAGGAGGCGTGAGGTCAGGCCTGATCCACAAAGCTGTGTTTTGTAGAGTcatgaaaaatgcatgtatgttaatatatgtaaaaatattacaataaggACACAAAGAGCATAAACTGTATACAACATATGTCAGTATAAGTTTTATTTTGCCtaaattatgttaatttttatACAAAAGGGCATACAGCCATGTGGAAATTACTGCTGTGTTTGTCACGTGCCACCTGAACATAAATCAAATATATAGATTGTATTATCTGTTATTcccatttgtaaaaaaaaaatggttctaGGCAATTTCCTTGGCAGTGTTCCGTTGACGTGTGTCCTCGCTGTTACAGGCTGCTGCCAATATGCTTTCCATGCGACCCGCAGCTCCCAGCAAGCGGGACTTCATCGAAGAGCTGACCGCTCAGCTTGATACAGTTCAGAAGGTGTGGAATTTATCCTCACACCTCTATAACCTTTCTGTTATTTGTATATGATACTCTTCCTGAAAAGTTATCGTCTATTAATGAGCCAAAGTAATCTTctaaaatttgctaataaaaataaaaagaaagctgaGCTTTACATATATTGCAATTCACCTTGAGGTTTTTTCTCCAGAATACATTGTATTGTTCATATGACAGCTActctatataaatataataaaacgtAAGATCTGTTCTTCACAGATTCTTTCTTTGACGGTGTGTGTATCgtgggagagaaaaaaacctttaaatgaCCCACAGATGCGCTTGTGTCTTGTCACATTTATCCTGCCTGCGCTCAACAGAGGAACCAGTTCCTGGAGGCAGAAAGTATTGAGCTGGACAAGGAGAGGAACCAGATCCGCTTCGAAATGAGGGGGCTACTGGTGCAAATTGGGGACCTGCAGCGAATAAACACCCAGCTGCAGGTGGAAATGAAGAAGACGAGAGAGCGGATAACAGAGCTGGAGACAGATAACGGCATGATGAACGAGCGCTTCGGCAAACAGGAGGTACTGCAGCACACGCTTGtctcacaaaaacacacaaataccgTAGCAGCCTGAACAGCAGCACCTCGCATCCCTGTTTAACTAGAGCAAAGCGCCAGTCCCATGACATCAGGATGCACACAGTACCGTTCAGGAAATGATCTTCAACTTAaatgtcatgaatgcataacGAGAATGCAGTGTTGCCAAGCAGTAATTCATcatgcgtgcgcgtgtgtgtgtgtgtgtgtgtgtgtgtgtgtgtgtactgtattgCATGAGTTCGTAACATGCCCTAGTAATCTATGattaatgtttttctctgaCAGTTACAGTGTGGGTCGGTCCTTTTTAAAGGTCATATTATTAAGTCATCTTAAGTCATCTATTACAACATTCACAAAGATCACAAGTGTGTGTACGCACTGCTACGAGTTATCACTGTCAGAGGGTTATTTTATCCTCCTGATATCGCTTATGGATatcctgtttgcatgtttggtTGCAGTCTGAGCTTAAAGAAGCAAGGGAGATGATGGTAGAGGCCCATACTCAAGAATACGCCTTCAACTTCCTGCAGCAGTCCCTGAAGAACAAGATTAAAGACCATGAGGTATAACAGCCAACGTTACGGCCGAAGCCGGCGAAGTCTAAAAATTACCCGTTGTCTGTGGCACGATGTATATAGTCAACATTCTAATCCCGTGTTGAGCTCATGGCAGTGAAGGGATGGCTCAACAAATATAGAGGCCGAACGCAAAGCTCCTCACGTTACGCAGTCCTCCGGGGACATCCTCATTCCTCGAGATCATCCTATACTCCTTTTGTTGACTCAATAAAACAGAGGTGATGACAGGTCAATTCCCCTGCTGCAGGAAGCGCTCGAGAAGCAGACGCAGCAGATGCAGGCGCTATCCGAAAAGCTCTGGCACGCAGAGAGGGAGCTGGAGGAACTGAAGGCTGAGAAGCAACTGCGGGAGAAGAAGACAGGAGACCTTAACAGCACGGTGATGCGCCTGGAAGCTGAGGTGAGTGAGCGCCACTCTCCCTGCATGTATGAAGGAACTTCAATATGACGTCAGGGCGTAAACCGCAAGCCTCGGCACCGTAGCTGTACATTGGCAGGCAGGGTAACGCAGAGCTTCTCAGTTTACAATGGGCCTGTCAGAGGCAGGGTCAGTGTTACAGGGCTCTACTAACTCTCGTTAggtttatattcacatttattcatccggacaaccacttttctccaaagtgacatagagTGATTACGATCGTGTcctgtttagctgacacctttatcgaAGGTGATGTGCGGTGCTAGATACACCGCGCTGGACTCCCCACAATCGAGCAGTATTCGTTAGAAATGCAGAATGCAAGGTAAGCGCTCAAGCAGAGCCGTGCATTTGCCTAAATATTCTTCTGCTTGCTTTGCTGGAGCCTTGGGTGACGTTAAAGGCCAAGAGAATCAAATACATACCATTCCCTTGTGACGGCGAACACTCATGCAGTGTAAAATGAGAGCGTTGCCTGTCTCGGTAGCTGGGAGAGGCCTTAAAAGCTGCGAGCCAGGCTGACGCCGAGCGGAGGCTCTACCAGAAGCTGAAGGACGACGCCCAGGCGCgggtggaggagctggaggagagccTGCTGGAGAGGGCACAGGAGCTGCAGAAAACTCAACAGACCGTGATCCGACTGCAAGGAGAGGTGGGGGACGTCCAGCGACACGGACCGCTGCTACACATTGCTGTACCGCTGCTGCCGAATCCTTCCcctctttgtatatttttttcttggccCTAAATACTATACTAATTAAACATCACTACTATTGCTATGTTCATTATAATTTTTCAAGAAACTGATGTTGGTTGTACCTGTGTGAGTTGCGGATGGTACGCAAGGCCTTGCAGGCAGGTAGCCAGTGGTTAgcgccgctgcctttggacttgagaTTTTGGGTTCCGATTCCactccctgctgcagtacccttgagtgaggtacttaccgtgCGTTGCCCGAGTAAAAatcacctagctgtataaatgggaaagtcATTTTCGGTGGTTTAACCACCATTGGAAGCTACGTTGGAGTTAGGCATCGgctagatgaatgaatgtaacgGCCTGCGCTGTTTGCTGGCCCAGGTGTCTGAGAAGCTCATGGACCGGGAGCACACGCTGGAGGAGGAGATCCAGCTGAGGGAACGGCTGCAGCTGCGGTGCAAACAGGCCGAGCGCACGGTGGAGGACCTGCAGATGGAGCTTCAGGCCATGGCGCAATCCAAGGAGGACCTTGCCAAGCAGCTCAAGCAGGCACAGGTACCTGGAAACCTGAACATCTGCTTAGCAGTACTCAAGCAGTCAGCTTGAAGCTTCATCCTGTCCTGATGATAACTTCCTCTACACAAAACAGCGGCAAAGTCCTCTTTAAGGGCCGACGCAAGTTCGATCGCTGCCGAACCAGCGCGACAGAAGATAATGTTCCAGCGCCTTACGCGGTTTGTGTGCTTCGTTTCACAAAGTTCGCACTGGAACTGTTTGTTTGCCAGGAAAGGGCAATTGATCTGGAGAGCGACCTGGAAGAGATGCACGACAGCGAACAGAGATGGGCCAGCAAGCACAAACGGACCCTGGAACAGGTGTGTGAGCCCATGGGTACGCGTAGCACGTTTGAAAAGACGGGATCCTGACATCATCGGTCATTCACGAAATCAGCTCTCAGACGACCGAAAGAGATTAACGACATTTGACGGCAGCGACTGGATGACGGGTTATATAAACAGTGAGAGTTAATCTGTTGACTTTTGTGCGTAATCTCTTCTGCAGCACACTTACTCATTACGCAGTCGTCTTGAAGCAACCCCTTATTTCGAGCTTTCTGTTTACTGTGTCCTTAGGGTACTAATTTAATGGCGCTGTCGAGTCACAAAGTATACAAGAGTGTGAGCGCGCAGGGTTTGCGGCGTAGTGATGTGCTTCCCTTAAAGGATCCCTCGTACTTTTCAGACAGAGCAGCTTCAGCTGAAGCTCATACAGCAGAAAGACCTGAACGAACAGCTTGAATGTGAGAAGGCCATCCTGGAAAAGCAGGTATACGTACTTGATAAACGCCGAGTAGacttttaagaagaaaaacGACATTTTCGGGGAAAACATGGTCTTAACGGCGGCAGCCAGTATTTCACAAATCAGTGTCTTATTTAAGTTATACTTGATGGTTTTAAAATATAGACAGACTTGCTACATATTACATACCCAGGCTGTGTACTATCCTTAATTATATCATTATGCTACAGCTAATTCTGCTAGAGCGCTCTAGGGCTTTGCTGatgtaatattttcagtgttaccAAGTAGATTTAAGTAACTTGCACATTTTCTGTAGATGTCTTCAACTGGTCTAATTTCGGAATCACGCTGTGCAGTACTTTGCCATGAATGACGTGGTCTGAGGGTGCACTGTTCATCTGTTTTACTCCATTCCCACAGATCAGGGAGCTTCGCATCGAGGTCCTGGAGCTCCAGAACAACAGGGTTCAGGAAGATGTCGTCTCAAAGGCCGAAAACAAGGTCAAGGAGCTGGAGAACTTACTTCGTGTGGAGGAGAGGTCAGTAATGGCTCAGCTGGTAACTGGACTGTATTTTCaacaattaaacagaaaaaatagtCTTCGGTGGTTTGAAGCAATTATTTATTGGGTTTTCTAGACATTGTGGGCACAGCGCTGTTGTACTtttattaaaagtatttataggtaattaaaaaataagtttcttatttatttctaaataaatttactgaatttttaaaaaaaaaatatgttattatttcagttttgcattCCTCTTTAAATCTACAGCTGGTTTAGTGTAAAAGGAGCTATACTGTCCATATATGTGGAATCAGCCTGTTTTCTTCTGCACCATTCAGTTATAATGGATTttgaattataattattatggATTTTGGATTTTGATGTGGCTTGTGCTTGTGctgtgcagaaataaaatgatgcTCACAAACGCCATCGGGAAGCTCGAGAGAAAGATCAACGAGCTGACGgaccagctggaggaggagcacaAACTGGCCACTGAGCAGAAGGAACTGGTACGAGAGTGAGAGCACCCTCACCACACCCTCGCCGCACCCCTACCACACCCTCACCGCGCCCTTACCGCTCCCTCGCTACACCCTCACCGCACCTTCACCACACCTTCACCACATGGTGGCAGCAGAGAGCTCCCTTTTGCAGAGCTCTCCCAGGGGTGTGCAGTACGGTCTTTCGGCCGAACTGTGTAACGCTGCTACAGCGGACCGTTCTCGTCCTGTCCCTGTTCGTCCGCATTTCTAAGTGAGATAACTGACCTCGCACCTAACACTTGTGCTCCGTGACCCCAGATGACCCAAAGGATGCGCTCTCTGAAGCGCCAGCTGAACGAGGCCGAGGAGGAGGCGGGTCGCAAGGACAAGCAGTACCGCAGCGTCCAGAGGGAGCTGGCAGAGGAGCGGGAGGCCAACGGACGCTTGCAGAGACAGCTGCTGGACCAGAACCTGCAACTGAAGTGAGAACATTGgcgagacacacacgcacacacacacaatctcaaTCACGCATGCTGGTGCATACAGCGGTGCTTGTATTCTTAATGCAAAATAATACACATAATTAGGTGGTCATCCCACTTACATTcatccgatgcttttctccaaagagagttacaatgttaagctactttcccattcatacagctgggtaattttactggagcaatttagggtaagtaccttgctgaatggtactacagctggaggggggattcaaacctgcaaccttttggctccaaaggcaatagctctaaccactacgttaaaTCAGCTACCGCTTATCGTCCAAAATGTACATAAAGCAAACACGGTAAGATGTTTACTCATGATTTTTATTGAAAGGGAGTTTGGAAAAAGTTAACTTTGATTACTTCATCATCTTTAGTATGCCAGCCTTTAAACAGCAGCACTTGTTTACGTAGGTGCTGCGTGTCCCGTTAGCTGTGTGTGTTCGCTTGTCCACCATGGTGTCTGTGCTGCCCTTGCAGACGAAAGGAGTCTTTCATGATGAGACAAACCCTGGACAGCTTCAGACTGGATCTGACGGCGGATGAGGACGCTCTGCTGAAAGCAGACGCCACCTTCAGCAAGGACTGATTACTCGGCAAAGTCAAATGACGTATTACCAGAGGGGCGCGGAATCTTCTATTGGATCAGCTCGCGATGCACTTTCCAATATAAAGAACCAAAAATCGATATTTATACAGTTACCTCAATAGCTGCGACCCAAACACAATATTCCGAGAATGCTCTCACTTCCTGGAAGCAAAGACTCTCAGGCCTTCAGATTTTCCTCCCACACATGACATGTTCGAATTGGGGTTACCCCGTTTAAACACTGGAGCAGAGGACACTCCGCTTTCTTACGTGTTACAGCTTTTTGCTGATGAACATTTGAGGAAAATCCTTTGTCAAAACATCCAtgttaacaaacaaaaaacaggtgCAGTCATGAAattagaaatgttaaaaatgttaaataaatgtaaaataaattagatTTTAAATGACCAAATTTACCAAAGTACATGTATATAAGAGCTTTATTACTATTTAACTTTTCAGAagttttacacatatttttaagtttaaaaaattttgcatgttttgggCATCGGTTGAACTGGTTGCTAGAATcttatttctggaaaaaaaattttgacaAAATGGTATTTTATACTTCTTACACTGTAATCGAAAACCAAATTCTCATGTACTTATCAATGCAGCAATCTtaaactttgaatatttctgttGTGAATGATGACTTTCTTAAAATGTCTTGGATTAGTTGTATATTTACAcaattttattttgatatattGGACTGAGGTTTTTTAGTATCTAGTATACAAGGAAAATTTATAAGTGCAAAGGTTAACTGACCATCATTCAGAAGCTCAGTTTACTATTATGGTCTTTTCAAATacagttcagaaaatgaattACCTCGGTATCAGAGTGGAAGAAAAAGGATAATATTTTGCCATTACAGCCTTCTTTAACGTCTTCTCATTCATTCAGAGAATGGTCTTCATGCCTGGGGCAtgggaaaaggaggagaaagtgtcaggtgttttcattattttattgccttttttttcttccaaggcACATTCTAATATGTGTTACCTGTAAAACATTTGAGCTGTTAATGTAATGCCTAGAACACTGGCCTAGGCGTCACAGTTTACACAAGATAAAATCTTTATGTATTCTGTAAGATTATACATTGGACCAGAAatgaagcatttttattaatatgcgATAAATCTCTGCTAAGGCACTGatataagaaaaaagaagtcACGTCAGAATATACTGATGAATCTGTTTTAAACTGATTTGGAAGTCTCATCTGCTAAAAATGTCAAGGATGCCGACATTCCCAGAAATGGCGGACTGTAACCTAATCTTTAAATCTTAATTTCACTTTATATGGACTTGGTGActtgtacatatttaaataatatttttatttgtgtttttttttttttgcattgtaatAGATTTCTGATAGtgtatgttgtattttttttttttttaattgtcagtgtcagtgtcattaatggggggtgcggtggcgcagtggcgcagtgggttggaccgcagtcctgctctccggtgggtctggggttcaagtcccgctaggggtgccttgcgatggactggtgtcccgtcctgggtgtgtcccctccccctccggccttatgccctgtgttaccgggtaggctccgtgaccctgtatgggacaagcggttctgaaatgtatgtcagTGTCTGGTCTTCCATCTTATAGTTTAATATTTGAATACTTGTTTGAAGGTATTTATATAAGGGGAAGTTCACCAAAGATTTCTTTACACTTGATTGATATGTTTTTTATTCTACTACTGCTCCCGGCTAACTCCGATTGTTAAAGCTTGCTCGATATGTAGCTTGGATGCTCTTGTCCAGATCATGTCATTGGTCAGTTATGATCAGAACTCCAACTGTTTTATGGATAATTTGACCAGGGGAAAACATACTTGGGAGTTGCTCTGTATAGTGACAGTGTTGTCActtcttttatcttttttccttaaagaaagtattttaaaaattgagtACAGAGGAACTGGACaatcatttttacaaaattactgaaaaaaaaccaTAGGCAATTCATAAACTTCTCTCTAGGGGCTCTGTGAAATTTTCTGTGATAATCACTGGTTATCTGCAGTGTATCCTTACACTTTTCAGTGGAACATATATAAGGCTCAAATGGTATATTGAACTTGGTGTAATATATCCAATGGCATAACATATCCGCACTACATA encodes the following:
- the LOC108936486 gene encoding cingulin-like protein 1 isoform X2, producing the protein MKRELNLEMNGMESDFDPNKQPESPPSEEEPSHPKVSQNPKYQLFLGSDVLGNSSRDPDGTTRENGPRNSRWESNSSRSGPNNYRGSLESLASRDWDTMSDKMDSPPRVFNSPYTSPSIDYTQMYRGVSEYKETMSPGTSEFNLFSYNSRSTSPVASPTVAAPRGRFSAYETLTRRREAAANMLSMRPAAPSKRDFIEELTAQLDTVQKRNQFLEAESIELDKERNQIRFEMRGLLVQIGDLQRINTQLQVEMKKTRERITELETDNGMMNERFGKQESELKEAREMMVEAHTQEYAFNFLQQSLKNKIKDHEEALEKQTQQMQALSEKLWHAERELEELKAEKQLREKKTGDLNSTVMRLEAELGEALKAASQADAERRLYQKLKDDAQARVEELEESLLERAQELQKTQQTVIRLQGEVSEKLMDREHTLEEEIQLRERLQLRCKQAERTVEDLQMELQAMAQSKEDLAKQLKQAQERAIDLESDLEEMHDSEQRWASKHKRTLEQTEQLQLKLIQQKDLNEQLECEKAILEKQIRELRIEVLELQNNRVQEDVVSKAENKVKELENLLRVEERNKMMLTNAIGKLERKINELTDQLEEEHKLATEQKELMTQRMRSLKRQLNEAEEEAGRKDKQYRSVQRELAEEREANGRLQRQLLDQNLQLKRKESFMMRQTLDSFRLDLTADEDALLKADATFSKD
- the LOC108936486 gene encoding cingulin-like protein 1 isoform X1, with the protein product MKRELNLEMNGMEAITAGEISENGEKRERGPPNTSTAIPTKSPAEELMENITIETQSSAGFDSKAGVATNKALLRTESDLKKSRNVKNLIHKFSGGKSPQSSPSGSPTTTESSPGKISTGKLCAEKHTSETALTETKKTENGSASGQNQVDVTKSDKNGVLPSIRVTPPTNNSREAGLQGPDSAPNGHPKTSQALTGSGVGSESDFDPNKQPESPPSEEEPSHPKVSQNPKYQLFLGSDVLGNSSRDPDGTTRENGPRNSRWESNSSRSGPNNYRGSLESLASRDWDTMSDKMDSPPRVFNSPYTSPSIDYTQMYRGVSEYKETMSPGTSEFNLFSYNSRSTSPVASPTVAAPRGRFSAYETLTRRREAAANMLSMRPAAPSKRDFIEELTAQLDTVQKRNQFLEAESIELDKERNQIRFEMRGLLVQIGDLQRINTQLQVEMKKTRERITELETDNGMMNERFGKQESELKEAREMMVEAHTQEYAFNFLQQSLKNKIKDHEEALEKQTQQMQALSEKLWHAERELEELKAEKQLREKKTGDLNSTVMRLEAELGEALKAASQADAERRLYQKLKDDAQARVEELEESLLERAQELQKTQQTVIRLQGEVSEKLMDREHTLEEEIQLRERLQLRCKQAERTVEDLQMELQAMAQSKEDLAKQLKQAQERAIDLESDLEEMHDSEQRWASKHKRTLEQTEQLQLKLIQQKDLNEQLECEKAILEKQIRELRIEVLELQNNRVQEDVVSKAENKVKELENLLRVEERNKMMLTNAIGKLERKINELTDQLEEEHKLATEQKELMTQRMRSLKRQLNEAEEEAGRKDKQYRSVQRELAEEREANGRLQRQLLDQNLQLKRKESFMMRQTLDSFRLDLTADEDALLKADATFSKD